From a region of the Nonlabens dokdonensis DSW-6 genome:
- a CDS encoding patatin-like phospholipase family protein has product MKVGLALSGGGARGIAHAGVIEALQENGIQIHQVSGTSAGALVGALFAKGISVEEIFDFFEKSNLFHPKKFAFRQAGFINSSVFTDHISLFIPDNSFESLHIPLTVTATDLNSGELKIFKTGELYLPILASAAFPGIFTPVEIENNTYVDGGVINNFPVDLLDNCDIKIGSYTNKVDFKSRKLKHSYDVAGRAYAINQYHQDKIKFHQCDVLIEPELYDYGLFSFKGLKDIFKIGYETALKAIDQSEILKQVL; this is encoded by the coding sequence ATGAAAGTAGGGTTAGCACTTTCTGGCGGTGGCGCAAGAGGTATAGCTCATGCAGGAGTTATTGAAGCCTTGCAAGAAAACGGTATACAGATCCATCAGGTTTCTGGAACTAGTGCCGGAGCACTGGTAGGTGCTTTATTTGCTAAAGGTATAAGTGTGGAAGAGATTTTTGATTTTTTTGAAAAGTCAAATTTATTTCACCCTAAAAAATTTGCTTTTAGACAAGCTGGTTTTATAAACTCTTCGGTATTTACAGATCATATTTCTCTCTTTATTCCAGACAATAGTTTTGAATCTCTCCACATTCCATTAACGGTTACCGCTACTGATCTTAATTCTGGAGAACTAAAAATTTTTAAAACAGGTGAATTGTATTTACCTATTCTGGCTAGCGCGGCATTTCCTGGTATTTTTACTCCTGTAGAAATTGAAAATAATACGTATGTAGATGGTGGAGTAATTAATAATTTTCCTGTAGACTTATTAGATAATTGTGATATTAAAATAGGTAGTTATACTAATAAGGTAGATTTTAAAAGTCGCAAGCTTAAACATTCTTATGATGTAGCAGGAAGAGCTTATGCTATTAACCAGTATCACCAAGATAAAATTAAGTTTCACCAGTGTGACGTATTGATAGAACCAGAGTTATATGATTATGGCCTGTTTAGTTTTAAAGGATTAAAAGATATTTTTAAAATAGGCTATGAAACCGCTTTGAAAGCAATTGATCAATCAGAGATTTTGAAACAAGTACTATAA
- a CDS encoding CopD family protein — MYEYIKSLHLIFVVTWFAGLFYIPRLFVYQIEAHDKPEPEKSILLKQLKIMTSRLWYIITWPSAILATAFAIWLLILNPYWLQASWMHVKLGFVALLFIYQVKTQFIYKELQNNVVKWTSNSMRIYNEGATLILFAVVFLVILKSAINWVYGVVGLLVFAIILMLLFKLYKRVREKNKD, encoded by the coding sequence ATGTACGAATACATAAAGTCTCTACATCTCATTTTTGTCGTTACATGGTTTGCTGGGCTTTTTTATATCCCTAGATTATTTGTGTATCAAATTGAGGCTCACGATAAGCCAGAACCAGAGAAGAGTATTTTACTAAAACAACTCAAAATAATGACCAGCAGGTTATGGTACATCATCACCTGGCCTAGTGCGATACTTGCTACAGCATTTGCTATATGGTTACTCATTCTAAATCCATACTGGTTACAGGCTTCATGGATGCATGTGAAATTAGGATTTGTTGCTTTGCTATTTATATATCAAGTAAAAACACAATTCATTTATAAAGAACTTCAAAACAATGTAGTAAAATGGACCTCAAATAGCATGCGTATATACAATGAAGGAGCTACGCTCATATTATTTGCAGTCGTGTTTCTCGTTATTCTCAAAAGTGCCATTAATTGGGTTTATGGCGTTGTTGGTCTTCTGGTTTTTGCTATCATATTAATGTTGCTATTTAAACTCTATAAAAGAGTGAGAGAAAAGAATAAGGATTAG